The Streptococcus respiraculi sequence ACCGCCAAACACTTGGAAGGCCTGCATGAAAAAGGTGTGACCCCCATTCACCGTAAGAGCTTTGAACCGATTAAATCAATGCTTAAGAAGAAAGGGAGCAAATATGACAGAACGTGAAAAAATGCTAGCGGGCAAACTATACGATGCTAGCGATGCAGAATTAGTCCAGTTACGCAGCTTGGCACGTCGCTATCGCATGGAATTTAATCAAGAACTAGATAGTACAAAACGGAGCGAATTGCTTAAATCATGGTTTGGGAAAACTGGTAATCAGATTTATATTGAGCCAGATTTTGCTTGTGACTATGGTTGTCATATTTACGTAGGAGAAAATTTTTACGCTAATTTCAATTGCACATTTTTAGATGTTTGTCCGATTAGGATTGGTGATAATGCCATGTTAGGCCCCAATGTACAACTTCTTACTCCGCTTCATCCCTTGGAGGCAAACGAACGGATTTCAGGTATGGAATATGGTAAACCAATTACAATTGGAGACAATTTCTGGGCTGGTGGTGGTGTGACGATTCTCCCAGGCGTTTCTTTAGGGAATAACGTTGTCGTGGGTGCTGGTTCTGTTGTGACCAAATCTTTTGGAGATAATCTTGTCCTAGCGGGTAATCCTGCTCGTATTATCCAGACACTTGACTTTCCCTAAAGCCCTCGATTGTGTGATTCTAGAAAGAACTAGGCTAATTTGATTAGCATCAGAATGTAGACAAACCTCACAATTCAGAAAAAATACAAATATATTTAAGTTTCTGTAGTTTTAAGATTAGAAAATTTGCGAGCACAATACCGCCACCTCCGCCGTGCTAAAAGTGGGAGTGAGACAGAAGTCGTGTTTTCATTGAAATCGATTATCCTCGCTCCTTTGTTTCTGGGCTCGGGCTAAAATAATCCACTGGATTATTTTACTACGAAGGGAATCGCTGATGTCCGAAAGCACATGAGGATGGTGGCAATAAAAAGGCTTTTTCTTCAAGCTGAGGCTAATTTGATTAGCATTACTTGAGGTTGCCAAAAAATCTTAGCATACGATGTTAGGATTTTTTCTTTTTGAAAAATATGAATAATTTATACAGAAAAATAAATTTTTTTACGAATAAAGA is a genomic window containing:
- a CDS encoding sugar O-acetyltransferase yields the protein MTEREKMLAGKLYDASDAELVQLRSLARRYRMEFNQELDSTKRSELLKSWFGKTGNQIYIEPDFACDYGCHIYVGENFYANFNCTFLDVCPIRIGDNAMLGPNVQLLTPLHPLEANERISGMEYGKPITIGDNFWAGGGVTILPGVSLGNNVVVGAGSVVTKSFGDNLVLAGNPARIIQTLDFP